From a single Lolium rigidum isolate FL_2022 chromosome 7, APGP_CSIRO_Lrig_0.1, whole genome shotgun sequence genomic region:
- the LOC124678489 gene encoding photosynthetic NDH subunit of subcomplex B 3, chloroplastic-like: MAATLQFISLLGTSSAHPAPSCSSSNEKQQFRSVHLPRQQGRGRRLRAARAVETDAPSANPETAVEPVEPPSVDFAFVSPRLLPDGTPDVVYRTACGGQKLRDIMLEGYIDLYGPYDKPLSNCSGGGECGTCMVEVVEGGEMLSPKNEVEKEKLRRKPKSWRLACQATVGKPDSTGQMVIQQLPEWKIHEWDK, from the exons ATGGCAGCGACTCTTCAGTTCATCAGCCTCCTCGGGACTTCCTCGGCCCATCCAGCTCCCTCCTGCAGCAGCAGCAACGAGAAGCAGCAGTTCCGCTCTGTCCATTTGCCGCGGCAgcaggggagggggaggaggctcCGCGCCGCCCGTGCCGTCGAGACGGACGCCCCCAGCGCCAACCCCGAAACGGCGGTTGAGCCGGTCGAGCCGCCGTCGGTCGACTTCGCGTTCGTCAGC CCCCGGTTGCTGCCGGACGGGACGCCGGACGTGGTCTACCGGACGGCGTGCGGCGGGCAGAAGCTCAGGGACATCATGCTCGAAGGATACATCGACCTCTACGGGCCTTAC GACAAGCCTCTGTCAAACTGCTCAGGAGGCGGCGAGTGCGGGACTTGCATGGTGGAG GTAGTAGAAGGCGGTGAAATGCTTTCACCAAAGAATGAAGTGGAAAAGGAAAAGCTTAGAAGG aaacccAAGTCGTGGAGACTAGCGTGCCAGGCTACGGTTGGCAAACCAGATTCAACAGGACAG ATGGTCATCCAGCAGCTGCCGGAGTGGAAAATACACGAGTGGGACAAGTAA
- the LOC124672556 gene encoding myricetin 3-O-rhamnoside 1,2-glucosyltransferase UGT709G2-like codes for MVAHVLVFPCPAQGHINCMLHFAAGLLDAGFHVTFLHSDHNRRRLGLAAAGAEARSPRLRFLSVPDGLPDDHPRSAGKLLEFMESMQTHTSVAYRALLASLRAGAPGRDDGFPPVTCVVADGILPFAIDVAEELGVPAIAFRTASACSFLAYLSVPGLVELGEVPFPAGADLDAPVRGVPGMEGFLRQRDLPSFCRGHAEDGGLDPMLQMLHEFTAHSSNARALIFNTSASLERSALAHVAPLMRDVFAVGPLHAMFQAPAAGGALWREDDGCTAWLDGHADRSVVYVSLGSLAVISLEQFTEFLSGLVSADHPFLWVLRPDMVGESQNAVLQEAIKAAGRSKACVVDWAPQRDVLRHRAVGCFLTHAGWNSTLEVVTEGVPTVCWPFFADQQINSRFIGEVWRTGLDMKDVCERAVVERMVREAMESEEIRRSAQALALEVRRDIAEGGSSKEEFKRLVGFLNELSLSSQHQGATSSRIQIRKY; via the coding sequence ATGGTGGCTCACGTGCTGGTGTTCCCGTGCCCGGCGCAGGGCCACATCAACTGCATGCTCCACTTCGCCGCGGGCCTCCTCGACGCCGGCTTCCACGTCACGTTCCTCCACAGCGACCACAACCGACGGAGGCTGGGCCTCGCCGCCGCAGGGGCGGAGGCTAGGTCGCCGCGGCTCCGGTTTCTGTCCGTGCCGGACGGCCTCCCCGACGACCACCCCCGCTCGGCGGGAAAGCTCCTCGAGTTCATGGAGTCCATGCAGACGCACACGAGCGTCGCCTACCGCGCCCTGCTCGCGTCCCTTCGCGCGGGTGCGCCAGGCCGCGACGACGGGTTCCCTCCCGTGACATGCGTCGTCGCCGACGGGATACTGCCGTTCGCGATCGACGTCGCGGAGGAGCTCGGCGTCCCGGCGATCGCCTTCCGCACGGCCAGCGCGTGCAGCTTCCTCGCCTACCTGTCCGTGCCCGGCCTCGTGGAGCTCGGCGAGGTCCCCTTCCCGGCAGGCGCCGACCTCGACGCGCCGGTTCGCGGCGTCCCGGGAATGGAGGGCTTCCTGCGCCAGCGAGACCTTCCGAGCTTCTGCCGCGGCCACGCCGAGGACGGCGGCCTCGACCCCATGCTGCAGATGCTCCACGAGTTCACCGCGCACAGCAGCAATGCTCGGGCGCTCATATTCAACACGTCCGCGTCGCTGGAGCGGTCCGCACTCGCGCACGTCGCGCCGCTCATGCGCGACGTGTTCGCCGTCGGCCCTCTCCACGCCATGTTCCaggcgccggcggccggcggcgccttGTGGCGCGAGGACGACGGCTGCACGGCGTGGCTCGACGGGCACGCGGACCGGTCCGTCGTGTACGTGAGCCTGGGGAGCCTCGCCGTCATCTCGCTGGAGCAGTTCACCGAGTTCCTGTCCGGGCTCGTCAGCGCCGACCACCCCTTCCTGTGGGTGCTCCGTCCGGACATGGTCGGCGAGAGCCAGAACGCCGTCCTACAGGAGGCCATCAAGGCGGCGGGGAGAAGCAAGGCCTGCGTGGTGGACTGGGCGCCGCAGCGGGACGTGCTTCGGCACCGTGCCGTGGGGTGCTTCCTGACGCACGCCGGGTGGAACTCCACGCTGGAGGTCGTCACCGAGGGTGTGCCGACGGTGTGCTGGCCGTTCTTCGCCGACCAGCAGATCAACAGCCGGTTCATAGGCGAAGTGTGGAGGACAGGGCTGGACATGAAGGACGTGTGCGAGAGGGCCGTCGTGGAAAGGATGGTGAGGGAAGCCATGGAGTCCGAGGAGATAAGGAGGTCCGCTCAGGCGCTGGCGCTGGAGGTGAGGCGGGACATTGCCGAGGGTGGCTCGTCCAAGGAGGAGTTCAAGCGGCTCGTGGGCTTCCTCAACGAGCTTAGCCTCAGCAGTCAGCACCAAGGCGCCACCAGTTCCAGAATCCAGATAAGGAAATATTAG
- the LOC124676327 gene encoding transcription termination factor MTEF18, mitochondrial, producing the protein MPLLRAALRRLFSTESSGTPKLRNLPYRLRRAAVPAARTAVSDYLISTRYLPSSHADSIAGLAPRSLLDFLAGIPAVPSTLPSSDLPSLLRRHLSYHPLNELPFFLESIGLPPSIDSDLMFLNDHPSLLQAVAVLAHFGFPWSRLGLLFPNVLLQVPPDLISARLVALEECLRPLLRAAIIAACLAFPSLIENDLSSSAPLVDDLRRAYGGLDPDLGASNDIDMFLRVCRRMQMFYDAGVKIGSIGGLVGCNQRVFLELKEELIGERLKFFKSLGMAGEEAGKYLLSNPGVFDIDFDDVVISVPEYLRRVGLVDDEVDAAVKLHPFVVGRNRLKNLPGVLRAMGLSHRFLEKISGGGESLRYLSPDFVAEDASYDLEVERAFLDRMVKVKAEKNVQLVDAKLEFLKSIGYGENKIATHVIPVLHSTQEMLQERFDYLLERGVEYTMLCRIVSVFPKVLNQGKEMLNEKLNYMTLELGYSLEYLDCFPALLCFDLENRVKPRYAMLRWLQEYGLLKRPLAPATVLANSEKKFISNLYNVHPAVPKLWLECFSSRIHMECYLKNIQHQHPDNE; encoded by the coding sequence ATGCCACTCTTACGCGCCGCGCTCCGCCGCTTATTCTCCACCGAGTCGTCGGGGACCCCGAAGCTACGGAATCTGCCGTACCGACTCCGCCGCGCCGCTGTCCCCGCCGCTCGCACCGCCGTCTCTGACTACCTCATCTCCACGCGCTACCTACCCTCCTCCCATGCCGACTCCATCGCCGGCCTCGCCCCGCGCTCCCTCCTCGACTTCCTCGCCGGTATCCCGGCCGTACCCAGTACCTTACCTTCCTCCGACCTCCcctcgctcctccgccgccacctctcctACCACCCTCTCAACGAGCTCCCCTTCTTCCTCGAGTCCATCGGCCTACCCCCTTCCATCGACTCCGACCTCATGTTCCTCAACGACCATCCCTCCCTCCTCCAGGCCGTCGCCGTGCTCGCGCATTTCGGCTTCCCGTGGTCCCGTCTCGGCCTCCTCTTCCCAAATGTCCTCCTCCAAGTCCCTCCCGACCTCATCTCCGCCCGCCTCGTCGCCCTTGAGGAATGCCTCCGCCCATTGCTCCGTGCCGCCATCATTGCTGCCTGCCTTGCTTTCCCCTCGCTTATTGAGAATGATCTCTCCAGCAGTGCCCCCCTGGTCGATGATCTTAGGAGGGCGTATGGAGGATTGGATCCGGATTTGGGGGCTAGCAATGACATTGATATGTTCTTGCGGGTGTGCCGCAGGATGCAGATGTTCTACGATGCTGGGGTGAAGATTGGGAGCATCGGAGGGCTTGTTGGGTGCAATCAGAGGGTGTTTCTTGAGCTTAAGGAGGAGCTGATTGGTGAGAGGTTGAAATTCTTCAAGAGTCTGGGGATGGCAGGGGAGGAAGCAGGCAAGTACTTACTGAGCAATCCTGGGGTTTTCGATATTGATTTTGATGATGTGGTGATCTCAGTGCCGGAGTACCTGAGGAGAGTTGGATTGGTCGACGATGAGGTTGATGCGGCGGTGAAGTTGCACCCATTTGTGGTTGGGAGGAACAGGCTGAAGAACCTCCCTGGTGTGCTGCGGGCAATGGGGCTGAGTCATCGGTTCCTGGAGAAAATTTCTGGTGGCGGGGAGAGCTTGCGGTATTTGTCACCAGATTTCGTGGCGGAGGATGCTAGTTATGATCTGGAGGTTGAAAGAGCATTCTTGGATAGAATGGTTAAGGTGAAGGCGGAGAAGAATGtgcagcttgtggatgccaaactGGAGTTCTTGAAGAGCATCGGGTATGGTGAGAACAAGATAGCCACACACGTAATCCCCGTTCTGCACAGCACTCAGGAAATGCTGCAAGAGCGATTTGACTACCTCCTCGAAAGAGGGGTGGAGTACACGATGCTGTGTCGGATAGTGAGTGTGTTCCCAAAGGTACTGAACCAGGGCAAGGAGATGCTCAATGAGAAGTTGAACTACATGACTCTGGAGCTGGGGTACTCTTTGGAGTATCTTGATTGCTTCCCAGCACTACTGTGCTTTGATTTGGAGAACCGGGTCAAGCCTAGGTATGCAATGCTTCGGTGGCTCCAAGAGTATGGTCTTCTTAAAAGACCACTAGCCCCGGCAACCGTGCTTGCTAACTCAGAGAAGAAGTTCATTTCCAACCTCTACAATGTGCATCCTGCAGTGCCAAAGCTGTGGCTTGAGTGCTTTTCTTCAAGAATACACATGGAGTGTTACCTCAAGAATATACAACACCAGCATCCAGATAATGAATAA